In Schizosaccharomyces osmophilus chromosome 2, complete sequence, the following proteins share a genomic window:
- the nup155 gene encoding nucleoporin, WD repeat Nup155, with protein sequence MDIDGASFSSSKNGLYEPLARGFAAIEAATERDTKLPELGDIIGHVHSPEYVSQPLNGWKPFYLRSVINIPDRIFEQYNRTECFTQMGLFSEIQRAWITVDNRLFLWDYLSGQNFQAYEDLSHTIVSVKLVQPKKNVFVEEVQCLLVIATTQEIILLGVSIDKFTGELTFYSTGMQIAIPGLNVNNIVSSKDGRIFFSGNRDPNLYEFYYQSDEGWFSRKCNKVNLTGSAIDNFVPSFFSYGVHGDGVKQIAVDDSRNLLYVLRESSSVTCYEISSSNIHRCVSYSFSSMISQAQMLNASSILLDPRSTKLVSIVPVPAYESQQIYCVAITSTGCRFYMRGGRSATSYFETSDGSFATNPPSTLQVTHIRFPPSFQTNDYQPKRQFSGSSFFPQSQSVPQQPAQDLSTQTKREFMDCSSLSTVFTFDLFFAISSSDANAGDTLCCTAPEVGRIANAWQSGSQPSLVESAMYLPIKGFVQDVKCLQNSEERNELVSQFNTPPPSFAVLTNTGVYIIVHRRPVDILASAIRMGPSSSSGIDGQVQMFFESVGRAEGCATCLGIISGRLDQNDFTASSANFAGPTTKLTQADLLEIAKKYFIEFGGKAFIDQSRYNNQYDASSYELVRLSGCHDGLASSISRLLRTVWKKPVMLTVPNSKKRVDYAPSFKADELLKIQSGLLSLSSFLESNKSFIEGLNSSDSLVGSSNMGEEIAVQAEHRALSALMLVLQQMIEGISFLLFLNESDVSDFIAITSSISPESQNSCSKLTFGEFFTSKNGREVTKELVNALVNKHLRAGGNIDLVSQLLRKRCGSFCSADDVLVFKAVESLKKAKETVDIEDRQSLVELSYNLFKKSAHVFTPEDLRLAVEEYKSLNSYVSAVNLALHVASARDDKDQALSYLIDGMPQNDTRADVFANRSKCYQYVFQILDDLESKSSEESNQTKMSVYNALQQSKDELFHYCFYDWYASKGFADRLIEIDSPYIQNYLERNSTKDVQIAILLWQYYAKREMYYYAAIVLFDLATSNLSLNLEQRIEYLTRAKGFGSCHIPNLLRQKMNKVMLSVCEQLEVASIQDDLLVTILNDVKIPASKQQELSSKLNVEILSLTELFNNFADPLGYGEICLSIFQSADYHGIDEIIGCWEFIVKTTHENAVTSPIGSSPVDSVASTLRNLTLRFSQSENVFPVEKIVALAENYSFEQQSESTSAGWVVDVFLSAGISHELIFIILNQLYDRREKPWQGKDRLLYLVKEISHLMKLWYDVSLKAGVAQAFKPNFDAPFVLEAIEKYKAVLTDPKSMSCKEELQSLELAIRRTY encoded by the exons ATGGATATCGATggtgcttctttttcctcctCAAAAAATGGACTATACGAGCCGTTAGCAAGAGGATTTGCTGCCATCGAAGCAGCAACAGAACGAGATACTAAATTGCCAGAACTTGGCGACATCATTGGTC aTGTGCATTCTCCAGAATATGTTAGCCAGCCGTTGAACGGCTGGAAACCATTTTATTTACGTTCAGTAATTAACATTCCGGATCGCATTTTTGAGCAATATAACC GAACTGAATGCTTTACCCAGATGGGTTTGTTTTCTGAAATACAGCGTGCATGGATTACAGTAGACAATcgtcttttcctttgggACTACTTGTCTGGCCAGAACTTTCAGGCATATGAAGATCTCTCACACACTATTGTCAGTGTGAAGCTTGTtcaaccaaagaaaaatgtgTTTGTGGAGGAAGTGCAGTGTTTGCTGGTAATTGCTACCACCCAAGAAATTATATTACTTGGCGTTTCCATTGATAAATTTACCGGAGAGCTCACATTCTATTCCACTGGAATGCAAATTGCAATTCCTGGATTAAATGTTAACAACATCGTTTCTTCTAAGGATGGCcggattttcttttcaggCAATCGAGACCCTAACCTGTACGAATTTTATTATCAGTCTGATGAGGGTTGGTTTTCTCGTAAGTGCAACAAAGTGAATCTTACCGGATCTGCTATTGACAACTTCGTACCTTCATTTTTCTCTTACGGAGTTCATGGAGACGGTGTCAAACAGATTGCTGTCGACGATTCACGAAATTTGCTGTACGTCTTGCGTGAAAGCTCATCTGTTACCTGTTATGAAATTTCTAGTTCCAATATCCATCGTTGTGTCTCTTATTCCTTCAGTTCCATGATTTCCCAGGCACAAATGCTAAACGCTTCCTCAATCTTGCTTGACCCAAGAAGTACTAAGCTTGTATCAATCGTTCCTGTCCCTGCTTATGAATCTCAACAAATTTATTGTGTTGCTATCACTTCAACTGGTTGTCGATTTTACATGAGGGGCGGACGTAGTGCTACTTCCTATTTCGAAACCTCCGATGGTTCTTTTGCTACAAATCCTCCTAGTACTTTACAAGTTACTCACATTCGTTTTCCCCCTTCTTTTCAGACTAACGACTATCAGCCCAAGCGCCAGTTTTCTGgatcttcctttttccctCAAAGTCAATCTGTCCCGCAACAGCCAGCTCAAGACCTCTCTACTCAAACAAAGCGCGAATTTATGGATTGCTCTTCCTTGAGTACTGTTTTCacttttgatttattttttgctatAAGTTCTTCTGATGCTAATGCAGGCGATACACTCTGTTGCACTGCTCCTGAAGTGGGCAGAATTGCTAATGCCTGGCAAAGCGGGTCTCAACCTTCATTAGTTGAATCTGCCATGTATCTTCCAATAAAGGGATTTGTACAGGACGTTAAATGCCTTCAGAACTCTGAAGAGCGTAATGAACTTGTTTCCCAATTTAACACACCTCCTCCAAGCTTTGCTGTTCTTACAAACACAGGCGTCTACATAATTGTTCATCGTCGTCCAGTCGATATACTTGCTTCTGCTATTCGAATGGgaccttcttcttcttctggaaTTGATGGACAAGTGCAAATGTTTTTTGAGAGTGTCGGACGTGCGGAGGGTTGCGCTACTTGTTTGGGCATTATAAGCGGTCGCCTCGATCAAAACGACTTTACTGCCAGCAGCGCCAACTTTGCAGGCCCTACCACGAAGTTGACACAAGCTGATCTTTTGGAAATCGCTAAAAAGTATTTCATTGAATTTGGTGGTAAAGCTTTTATTGACCAATCTCGCTATAACAACCAGTATGACGCTTCTTCTTATGAGCTTGTACGTCTATCAGGTTGTCATGACGGCCTTGCTTCTTCTATTTCACGTTTGTTACGTACAGTCTGGAAAAAGCCGGTTATGTTAACCGTACCCAATTCGAAAAAACGAGTAGACTATGCACCTTCTTTTAAAGCTGACGAACTACTAAAAATTCAGTCTGGTTTATTATCTCTATCGAGCTTTTTAGAAAGCAACAAGAGTTTTATAGAAGGACTTAATAGCTCTGATTCCTTAGTTGGCTCTTCTAATATGGGAGAAGAAATCGCTGTACAGGCCGAGCATAGAGCTTTATCAGCTTTGATGTTAGTCCTTCAGCAAATGATTGAAGGAATTTCgttccttttgtttctcaATGAAAGCGATGTTTCTGATTTTATTGCAATTACTTCCTCCATATCTCCCGAATCTCAAAATTCTTGTTCAAAATTGACTTTTGGTGAATTCTTCACATCTAAAAATGGTAGAGAGGTGACAAAGGAGCTCGTCAATGCCTTGGTCAACAAGCATCTTCGAGCCGGTGGTAATATCGATTTAGTGAGCCAGTTACTACGAAAGAGATGTGGAAGTTTCTGTAGTGCAGATGATGTACTTGTTTTTAAAGCCGTAGagtctttgaaaaaagctAAAGAAACCGTTGATATTGAAGACCGCCAATCATTAGTCGAGCTTTCTTacaatcttttcaaaaaatccgCTCATGTTTTTACACCCGAAGATCTTCGTTTGGCTGTCGAAGAATACAAGTCTTTAAATTCGTATGTATCTGCGGTTAATTTAGCACTTCATGTAGCTAGCGCTCGCGATGACAAAGATCAAGCCCTTTCATATCTTATCGACGGTATGCCACAAAATGATACCCGTGCAGACGTCTTTGCGAACCGTTCCAAATGCTATCAATATGTGTTCCAGATACTTGATGACTTGGAGTCTAAATCATCTGAAGAATCtaatcaaacaaaaatgtcTGTGTATAATGCCTTACAGCAATCAAAGGATGAATTATTCCATTACTGTTTCTACGACTGGTATGCAAGCAAAGGTTTTGCCGACCGATTAATTGAGATTGATTCACCttatattcaaaattaCTTGGAAAGGAACAGCACAAAAGACGTACAAATTGCTATTTTGCTTTGGCAATATTACGCtaaaagagaaatgtaTTATTATGCAGCtattgttctttttgacTTGGCCACAAGcaatctttctttaaatctTGAACAACGAATCGAATATTTAACTCGTGCTAAAGGTTTTGGTAGCTGCCACATTCCCAATCTTTTGCgccaaaaaatgaataaggTAATGCTTAGTGTATGTGAACAGCTGGAAGTTGCCAGTATTCAAGATGACCTTTTGGTTACTATTCTTAATGATGTAAAAATTCCAGCCTCAAAACAACAGGAGCTTTCGAGCAAACTGAACGTGGAAATTTTATCGCTTACAGAGTTGTTTAATAATTTTGCTGATCCTTTGGGATACGGTGAGATTTGTTTGTCTATTTTCCAAAGTGCTGACTATCACGGTATTGATGAAATAATTGGTTGTTGGGAATTTATTGTTAAAACAACGCATGAGAATGCTGTAACTTCACCTATCGGATCTTCTCCGGTGGATTCGGTTGCTTCTACTTTGAGAAATCTCACACTTCGTTTTTCTCAATCTGAGAATGTCTTTCCGGTGGAGAAGATTGTTGCTCTTGCTGAAAATTACAGTTTTGAACAGCAAAGTGAATCGACTTCAGCTGGTTGGGTTGTCGATGTTTTTCTAAGCGCCGGTATTTCTCATGAATtgatatttattattttgaatCAGCTCTATGACCGTAGAGAGAAGCCTTGGCAAGGAAAAGACAGATTACTGTATcttgtaaaagaaatttcacACTTAATGAAGTTATGGTACGACGTCAGTCTTAAGGCCGGTGTTGCCCAAGCATTCAAGCCAAATTTTGATGCTCCTTTTGTTCTTGAAGCCATCGAAAAATATAAGGCTGTTCTAACTGACCCTAAATCTATGAGCTGTAAGGAAGAATTACAATCTTTGGAGTTAGCAATCCGCCGCACTTACTAA
- the pet3 gene encoding Golgi phosphoenolpyruvate transmembrane transporter Pet3: MEAKQDFEQSQPIVDQEPEAKGTTTRKSWSLRHPWASLVITVGLLVISWYSSSLLLSMMNKWVFSEDKLDFQFPLFLSSIHMLIQFSFSKLTLLALPRYQPKEQTKISWKEYFCRAGVCALVTSMDIGLGNMSLETITLSFYTMCRSSILVFVFIFSVLFRIEQFDRILLFITFIITGGVILMVATETEFVFSGFLFVMASSIMSGLRWALTQKLLLDHPMTSNPFTSLSALTPLNFCVLFIAGLILEGPKEFVTSGVWKQQGPFMSIVLIVPGTLAFMMIASEFGLIKKTSVVTLSVCGILKEIITIVVSTLFYHDIMLPINVIGLIITLIGIAVYNYYRIAFTKSPVPEQESEYIALHERV, translated from the exons ATGGAAGCAAAACAAGATTTTGAGCAATCGCAGCCCATAGTTGACCAAGAACCTGAGGCAAAAGGGACCACTACTCGAAAGTCATGGTCTCTTCGTCACCCGTGGGCTTCACTTGTAATTACTGTTGGTTTATTGGTAATCTCCTG GTATTCATCTTCTTTGCTTCTATCTATGATGAACAAATGGGTATTCTCCGAGGATAAACTCgattttcaatttccatTGTTCCTGAGTAGCATTCATATGCTCATTcagttttcattttccaaattgaCGTTGCTAGCGCTTCCACGATACCAACCGAAAGAACAAACTAAGATTAGCTGGAAAGAATACTTTTGTCGAGCAGGCGTTTGTGCGCTTGTTACAAGTATGGACATCGGTCTCGGCAACATGTCGTTAGAAACAATTACTTTGTCCTTCTATACTATGTGCCGTTCTTCCATTCTagtttttgtatttattttttcgGTTCTTTTTCGCATTGAGCAGTTTGACCGGatccttttatttatcaCGTTTATCATCACTGGCGGTGTTATCCTCATGGTAGCAACTGAAACagagtttgttttttcaggctttctttttgtgatGGCTTCGTCAATTATGTCTGGCCTTCGATGGGCGTTGACGCAGAAGCTTTTACTTGATCATCCGATGACCTCCAATCCTTTTACGTCTCTTAGTGCTCTCACCCCACTCAACttttgtgttttatttatagcAGGCTTAATTTTAGAGGGACCAAAAGAGTTTGTAACTTCTGGCGTCTGGAAACAGCAGGGTCCCTTTATGTCTATCGTTTTGATTGTTCCCGGCACACTTGCATTTATGATGATTGCTTCAGAATTTGGACTCATCAAGAAAACTAGTGTTGTTACTCTTAGTGTCTGTGGCATACTAAAGGAAATTATTACCATTGTTGTATCCACACTTTTTTATCATGATATTATGCTGCCCATTAATGTCATTGGATTAATTATTACACTGATTGGTATTGCAGTCTATAATTACTACCGAATCGCTTTTACAAAGAGTCCTGTTCCCGAGCAGGAAAGCGAATACATAGCTCTCCACGAGCGTGTATAA
- the rmt1 gene encoding type I protein arginine N-methyltransferase Rmt1 gives MSQANAQEQENGLTAKVNYFDSYSHWGIHEEMLKDDVRTLSYRDAIMQNPHLFRDKVVLDVGCGTGILSMFCARAGAKHVYGIDMSEIIHKAREIVHINKLSDRITLMKGKMEDIQLPVEKVDIIVSEWMGYFLLYESMLDTVLLARDRYLAPGGLMFPDRTKLLVAAIEDAEYKDEKIGFWDDVYGFDFSPIKRDVWKEPLVDNVDRIAVNTNTCEILNIDLTTVKKEDLAFSSPFEIAATRNDYVHAFLAWFDVEFSACHKPLSFSTGPFSRYTHWKQVVFYTHKDLTVKTGEVIRGNITCKPAEGNHRELDIGISYTFEPKDGEREAVSEDMSYRMC, from the exons ATGAGCCAAGCAAACGCTCAAGAACAGGAGAATGGATTAACTGCCAAAGTAA ATTACTTTGATAG CTATTCTCATTGGGGAATTCACGAAGAGATGCTCAAGGACGATGTTCGTACTCTCTCGTACCGTGATGCTATTATGCAAAATCCTCATTTGTTTCGCGACAAAGTTGTCCTTGAT GTGGGCTGTGGAACAGGCATCTTATCTATGTTTTGTGCTAGAGCCGGTGCAAAACATGTTTACGGC ATTGATATGAGTGAAATTATTCATAAAGCTAGAGAAATCGTTCACATCAACAAGCTTAGTGATCGCATCACCCTCATGAAAGGCAAGATGGAAGATATCCAGTTGCCTGTTGAGAAGGTAGACATTATTGTTTCCGAATGGATGGGCTATTTCTTGCTTTACGAGAGTATGCTCGATACCGTTTTGCTGGCTAGAGACCGTTACCTTGCTCCCGGCGGACTTATGTTTCCCGACCGCACCAAGCTCTTGGTTGCCGCTATTGAAGATGCAGAGtataaagatgaaaaaattggat TTTGGGATGATGTTTATGGATTTGACTTTTCTCCCATTAAACGCGATGTATGGAAAGAGCCCTTGGTTGATAATGTTGACAGAATTGCTGTGAACACAAATACCTGTGAGATTCTTAATATCGATCTTACCACggtcaaaaaagaagatcttgctttttcctcCCCCTTTGAAATTGCCGCTACTCGTAATGATTATGTTCACGCCTTTTTAGCTTGGTTCGACGTAGAATTTTCTGCTTGCCACAAACCTTTGTCTTTTAGTACCGGTCCTTTCTCCCGTTACACCCATTGGAAGCAAGTTGTCTTCTACACTCATAAAGATTTAACTGTCAAG ACTGGAGAAGTTATTCGTGGTAACATCACCTGCAAGCCCGCCGAGGGAAATCACCGTGAACTTGATATCGGCATCTCTTACACTTTTGAACCTAAAGATGGAGAACGTGAGGCTGTTTCTGAAGATATGTCTTACAGAAT GTGTTGA
- the rpl31 gene encoding 60S ribosomal protein L31: protein MANTKKSAINQVVTRDYTIHMHKRLYGVSFKKRAPRAIKEIVAFAQKHMQTKDVRVDPSLNKEVWKQGIKGVAHRLRLRLSRKRSDEDDKALYTLVQAVDVANPKMETNTVEE, encoded by the exons ATGGCCAACACTAAGAAGAGCGCTATCAACCAAGTTGTCACTCGTGACTACACGATTCATATGCACAAGAGACTCTATGGTGTCTCTTTCAAGAAGCGTGCTCCTCGTGCCATCAAGGAGATTGTTGCATTTGCCCAAAAGCATATG CAAACTAAGGATGTTCGTGTTGACCCCTCTTTGAACAAGGAGGTTTGGAAGCAAGGCATTAAGGGTGTTGCTCACCGTCTCCGTCTCCGTCTCTCTCGTAAGCGTAGTGACGAGGACGACAAGGCTCTTTACACCCTTGTTCAGGCCGTTGACGTTGCCAACCCCAAGATGGAGACCAACACTGTTGAGGAATAA